TCCTGTTGCCCAAGGATGTGATCAAGGCCCTGACGCGACACCGCATCACGGGCCTCGGCGGCGTGCCGCCACTGTGGGCGCAGCTGGCGCCGTTGGAGTGGCCGGACGAGGTCCGCGCTTCATTGCGTTACATCACCAACTCCGGCGGCGCCATGCCCGATGGTGTGCTGGCGCGCTTGCGGCAGAAACTGCCGAACACCACGCCATTCCTGATGTACGGGCTGACCGAAGCGTTCCGCTCCACCTACCTGCCGCCGGACAAGCTGGACGAGCGGCGCGGCTCGATGGGCAAGGCCATCCCGAATGCCGAGATCATGGTGGTGCGGCCCGACGGCACGCCGTGTGTGGCGAATGAACCGGGTGAACTCGTGCATCGCGGCGCGCTGGTGTCGCTCGGTTATTGGAACGATACGGAACGCACCGCAACCCGCTTCAAGCCCGCACCCGGCCAACCCGATGGCATCCCCGTGCAGGAAATGGCGGTGTGGTCGGGCGACACCGTCCGGATGGACGAAGACGGCTACCTGTATTTCGTCGGGCGCAGCGACGGCATGATCAAGACCTCGGGTTACCGCGTCAGTCCGGAAGAAATCGAAGAAGTGGTTTACGCCCATGGCGGCGTTGAAACCGTCGCCGCGGTGGGTGCGCCCCATGCCGAACTCGGCCAGGCCATCGTGCTGGTCATTCGCCCCTTGCCCGGCCACGCCCTCGAGGAGGCGGACATCGTCACCGCCTGCCGCCGCGCGCTGGCAGGTTACATGGTGCCGCACAAGGTCATCTTCTGCGACGACATGCCGCAGAATCCGAACGGCAAGATCAATCGCCCACAGCTGGCGAGCGACTACGCGACGCTGTTCATCGAGCAAACCGGCAGTGAAGCCTGACGCCATGCAGGACGCGAAACCCGTACACAGCCGCCTGCAAAACGTCGCGAGCGCCAACGGTCAATTGCTCATCAACGGGATGTCGGTGACGACGCTCGCCGAACGCGTCGGCCGCACGCCGTTCTACGCCTACGACCGCGCCGCGCTCTCTACACGCATCGCCGAACTGCGCGCCTGCCTGCCGGCCCGCGTCAAGCTGCACTACGCCATCAAGGCCAACTCGATGCCGGCGGTCGTCGCGCACTTGCGCCCGCTGGTGGATGGTTTCGACGTGGCGTCGCAGCGCGAGATGTTGACCGCCCTGGACAGCGGCATGCCGGCCAGTGAGGTAAGTTTCGCCGGACCGGCCAAACAGGAATGGGAGCTGCGCTCGGCGGTGGCCGCCGGCGTGTGCCTGAACTGCGAATCGGAGACCGAATTCGATCGCATCGTGCGTCACGCCGACGCGCTCGGCATCGCCCCGCGCATCGCCTTACGCGTCAATCCCGATTTCGAACTCAAGGGCGCGGGCATGAAGATGGCCGGCTCACCCAAGCAGTTCGGCATCGACGCCGCGCGCGTGCCGGCGCTGTTGGCGCGCATGCGCGCCGCGGGAATGCCGGTAGCGGGACTGCACATCTTCTGCGGCTCACAGAATCTCAAGGCGGAAGCCATCATCGAGGCCAACCAGCGCAGCCTGGAACTGGCGCTGCGCCTGTGTGCCGAGGCCGGCGTGACGCTCGGTTTCCTGAACATCGGCGGCGGCTACGGCATCGCCTACTTCGCGGGGGAAATGCCGCTGGACCTGGCGGCGGTCGGCGCGGCCCTCGACGACAGCCTGCGCCTGCATGCCGACGCCCTCGGTGACACCGAGATCGTGGTCGAACTCGGTCGCTATATCGCCGGCGAAGCTGGCTATTACGTGACGCGCGTGACCGACATCAAGGAATCGCAGGGCCAAACCTTCGTCATGGTCGATGGCGGCCTGCATCACCACCTGTCCAATTCCGGCAACTTCGGCCAGGTCATACGCAAGAACTACCCGGTGGTGGTAGGCAACAAGCTCGGCGCGCCACACTCGCAGGTGGTCAACATCGTCGGTCCGCTATGCACGCCACTCGATATCGTGGCCGACAAGATGGCAACGCCCGGCATGGAAATCGGCGACCTGGTGGTGGTGCTGCAATCCGGCGCCTACGGCTATAGCGCCAGCCCACACCTGTTCCTGAGCCATCCGGCGCCCATCGAAATCCTGGTCTAGGCAGGCGTATCCCCGCCCTGCTCCGCCAGCCAGTCGATGGTCGCCCGCGCCACGGCATCGCGCCACTCGGCGCGCGCAAAGGTGTGGTTGGCTTCGACCAGTTCCACGGTCTCGAACGGCTTGTCCGCCAGCATCTGTCGCCAGCCGGCGTCCTGCTCGATCAGCTGACGAAACTCGGCGGCCGTGAAATCGTTGCCGCTCAGGATCAACAGCACCGGCTGCTCGAAGGCCGCCCACCCGCGCCGCATGCGCTCGATGAAATGCAGCGCCGCGCCATCGGCGTCGCGCGTCGTGGAGCGGGCGGCGCCCACGTAGCCCAGCAGGCTGTGCAGTGAAGCGCGCCAATCGAATTCCAGGCGCAGCACCTTGCGCCACAGGTCGCGACTCATCAGCCGCTGCAGGTAGTATTGCTTGAGCCGCACCTGCGCCTCGGCCGCCTCGGTATGCACCCAGGGATTGAGCAAGACCAGGCCGCGGATACGGGCGTCGAGCGGCGCCGCCATGAGCGCGGCCGAGGCCGCATCGCACAATCCCCACAACACCACGTTCGCGACACCGGTGTGGGCGACCAGGCAATCAATGGCGGCGCGGATGTCTTGGTCAATCGCCGTGAAATCACGCGCCGCGCCCTCGCTGTCGCCGAGCCCACGGTAGTCGAAGCGCAACGCCGGGGTGCCGGCCGCGGCCAGCGCGCGCGCCAGCAGAACGAATTGGCGATGACTGCCGACGCGATACTGCGGTCCACCGACGATCACGAGCACGCCGGTGCTCGCAGCTCGCGACACCGCGTGCAAGATGCCCGTACAGCGCTCGCCGTCGACCTCGAAACTGACCGGGCTTTCCAGGGCTTCCATCAGCGCTCAACTCGTCGCGAAGGCAGCGCGGGTGGCCGTCACGACCTCGAGCGGCGCGCTGATTTCCTGCGTCGCCCAGAACTGTTCGGCCGTCACGCACTGGGTCCGCGCGTCAATGCCGGCATCGATCAATGCGCTTGCGAAGCGCTGGGTCGGCACGCTCACCGCGGCCTCGATGCTGGTCTTGAATTCGAGCAAGTGCACCAGGGCACTGCCGGCGAGACTGGCGGCACCGAGTTGCGCTTCGCGCATGCCGGACGCGAGCGCGCCGTTGAGCATGTACCCGGCCACCTCGAGCTGGCCATCGTCGCTGAGTGCGCGCTCGAGGTCGGCAAGACTCTCGCTGCCGCCGCTCATACGTTCCGACATCACGCGCAGACGCAGGAACTGCTGCAGGAAACGCGCGCCATCAAGCACCGGTTGCCACATCACCACCCGCTGCCGACACGCCGCGGGCAATGCCTCGAGCAGCAGGGCGCCGCTGCGTACCGCCAGCACCGCGGCCGGCAGTTGCCCGGCTTCGTCGAGGTGCCATGCCGCCAGCGCGGCGACATCGGCTCGCCACAACTCCCAGTTCGCGTCTTCGAAATTGCCGCCGCTGTCGCCGGTGCCGAAAAGATCCGGCCACAATACGTCGTGGCCGTCCGTCGCCAAGCCGCGCACGCACAGCGCCAACAGCCGACGGCACTTGTTCAACTCTTCGCCAAAGGGAGGCAGGACCAGCAGCCGCTGGCGCGCGGCGGCGCCGCGCACGCGTTGACAGAACAGGCGTCGCCCGTTCAATTCCAAGAATTGCGCTTGCATTGCCGGGCCGTCCACGGCGCCTGGCCCGCGCCAGCCTTAAGCGGCGGTCTTGGCTTCGACGAACGCGACCAAGCTGCCCACGGTTTCGAATAATTCGGCGTCCACTTCGTCGTCGTCGACCGCAATTCCGAACTCATCCTCGAGCGCCGTCAGGATCGCCACCACCGCCATCGAATCGAACTCCGGCAGGTGCCCGAGCAGGCCGCTGCGGGCATCGAGCTTGGCCTTGGCCGCTTCAATCCCCAGCACTTCGCACAGAATGCGGATGACCACGTCTTGCATATCGGTTCAGTTCCTGAATTGTGTCTTGTCGGCCAGGGCGCTACGGTCCCGCGCCATGCGCCCCGCTGCGCGCGCGTCGCTGCCATAGCGAGCGCAATACGAACAGCAGACCGAAGGGCCGACGCCAATTGGCAAAGGTGACGCGACTAAGCGTACGCGCATCGGTCATCCAGTCCTGTTTGTAGCTGTCATCACCGGTCAGGTAGTCGAGCCGGGTCACCTGGTCATGCTTGACGACGTTCTCAACCAAGTGCCAGGTCAGCACTGTGCCGGGTGACCACTGGGCACTCGCCGACACGTACGCGAGCTTGTAAATATAAGCGACGCCATCGCGCACCAGCCACAACTGGGCCGCCACCGGCTGGCCGCCGATTTTCAGCAGGCCGAGCCGCA
The Pseudomonadota bacterium DNA segment above includes these coding regions:
- a CDS encoding pyridoxal-dependent decarboxylase, exosortase A system-associated, whose product is MQDAKPVHSRLQNVASANGQLLINGMSVTTLAERVGRTPFYAYDRAALSTRIAELRACLPARVKLHYAIKANSMPAVVAHLRPLVDGFDVASQREMLTALDSGMPASEVSFAGPAKQEWELRSAVAAGVCLNCESETEFDRIVRHADALGIAPRIALRVNPDFELKGAGMKMAGSPKQFGIDAARVPALLARMRAAGMPVAGLHIFCGSQNLKAEAIIEANQRSLELALRLCAEAGVTLGFLNIGGGYGIAYFAGEMPLDLAAVGAALDDSLRLHADALGDTEIVVELGRYIAGEAGYYVTRVTDIKESQGQTFVMVDGGLHHHLSNSGNFGQVIRKNYPVVVGNKLGAPHSQVVNIVGPLCTPLDIVADKMATPGMEIGDLVVVLQSGAYGYSASPHLFLSHPAPIEILV
- a CDS encoding hydrolase 1, exosortase A system-associated, with translation MEALESPVSFEVDGERCTGILHAVSRAASTGVLVIVGGPQYRVGSHRQFVLLARALAAAGTPALRFDYRGLGDSEGAARDFTAIDQDIRAAIDCLVAHTGVANVVLWGLCDAASAALMAAPLDARIRGLVLLNPWVHTEAAEAQVRLKQYYLQRLMSRDLWRKVLRLEFDWRASLHSLLGYVGAARSTTRDADGAALHFIERMRRGWAAFEQPVLLILSGNDFTAAEFRQLIEQDAGWRQMLADKPFETVELVEANHTFARAEWRDAVARATIDWLAEQGGDTPA
- a CDS encoding hydrolase 2, exosortase A system-associated — translated: MQAQFLELNGRRLFCQRVRGAAARQRLLVLPPFGEELNKCRRLLALCVRGLATDGHDVLWPDLFGTGDSGGNFEDANWELWRADVAALAAWHLDEAGQLPAAVLAVRSGALLLEALPAACRQRVVMWQPVLDGARFLQQFLRLRVMSERMSGGSESLADLERALSDDGQLEVAGYMLNGALASGMREAQLGAASLAGSALVHLLEFKTSIEAAVSVPTQRFASALIDAGIDARTQCVTAEQFWATQEISAPLEVVTATRAAFATS
- a CDS encoding acyl carrier protein, whose protein sequence is MQDVVIRILCEVLGIEAAKAKLDARSGLLGHLPEFDSMAVVAILTALEDEFGIAVDDDEVDAELFETVGSLVAFVEAKTAA
- a CDS encoding acyl-CoA ligase (AMP-forming), exosortase A system-associated, with the translated sequence MAYLLHQTLFETAERDPGQDLLVHDKFGAISAAGFRQQVLGLAARLTALGVRPNDRVAVFLPKTPLCAYAFYAVSCAGGVFVPVNPVLKPAQVEHILNDCDVRILITAPERLQHLREVLPECRALHHVLLSEPGDVTLEPPLSLSAWEPAGELDAHYLPPRRIDNDMAAILYTSGSTGRPKGVIISHRNIVDGARSVSEYLGIDARDRLLAVLPFSFDYGLNQLTSAVLKGASCVLFDFLLPKDVIKALTRHRITGLGGVPPLWAQLAPLEWPDEVRASLRYITNSGGAMPDGVLARLRQKLPNTTPFLMYGLTEAFRSTYLPPDKLDERRGSMGKAIPNAEIMVVRPDGTPCVANEPGELVHRGALVSLGYWNDTERTATRFKPAPGQPDGIPVQEMAVWSGDTVRMDEDGYLYFVGRSDGMIKTSGYRVSPEEIEEVVYAHGGVETVAAVGAPHAELGQAIVLVIRPLPGHALEEADIVTACRRALAGYMVPHKVIFCDDMPQNPNGKINRPQLASDYATLFIEQTGSEA